From a single Streptomyces sp. 1331.2 genomic region:
- a CDS encoding CIS tube protein, with product MSAAVPASVTRAQLTIMEPPSTVGAQPGGTLAQLRLQFNPATLVLRKTTEWRRTPSRMAGQSALPEFVGSGPRSLSLDVFLDSTATHDNSVERAVEQLMTACVPTPTSLARKTPASPWIRLDWGTLKTTSFNGVLTGLSVTYTLFDVDGNPLRAVCSLSIDEASVDPAGQNPTSGSPEARSTHRVIAGDSLPLLAWRAYGDATAWRAIAEANDIEDPLALVPGAELIVPGIDELTRGGRR from the coding sequence ATGTCCGCAGCGGTCCCCGCGAGCGTGACCCGGGCCCAACTGACCATCATGGAGCCCCCGTCGACGGTCGGCGCCCAGCCCGGCGGGACGCTCGCGCAGCTCCGGCTCCAGTTCAACCCGGCGACCCTGGTGCTGCGCAAGACCACCGAGTGGCGGCGCACGCCGTCCCGGATGGCGGGCCAGTCCGCGCTGCCGGAGTTCGTCGGCAGCGGTCCGCGTTCGCTCTCCCTCGACGTGTTCCTGGACTCGACCGCGACCCACGACAACTCGGTGGAGCGGGCGGTGGAGCAGCTGATGACGGCGTGCGTGCCGACCCCGACCAGCCTGGCGCGCAAGACGCCGGCCAGCCCCTGGATCCGGCTGGACTGGGGCACCCTGAAGACGACGTCGTTCAACGGCGTGCTGACCGGCCTGTCCGTCACCTACACGCTGTTCGACGTGGACGGCAATCCGCTGCGCGCGGTCTGCTCGCTCTCCATCGACGAGGCCAGCGTGGACCCGGCCGGGCAGAACCCCACCTCCGGTTCGCCCGAGGCCCGCAGCACCCACCGGGTGATCGCGGGCGACAGCCTGCCGCTGCTCGCCTGGCGCGCGTACGGGGACGCGACGGCGTGGCGGGCCATCGCGGAGGCCAACGACATCGAGGATCCGCTGGCGCTGGTCCCCGGCGCGGAGCTGATCGTGCCGGGGATCGACGAACTGACCCGGGGCGGGCGGCGATGA
- a CDS encoding phage tail protein translates to MTDNIFATSVFFSLTIGGNDLGEFTTCSGLGAQVEIEQYAEGGNNGFAWQLPGRITWTNITLTRAVTADSAKITRWLGEIVRKVEPKDGEIVALRPDLSRIIGWQVLGIVPVRWEGPSFDPSGSQAAIETLEIAHAGLRPS, encoded by the coding sequence ATGACCGACAACATCTTCGCGACCAGCGTGTTCTTCAGCCTGACCATCGGCGGCAACGACCTGGGCGAGTTCACCACCTGCTCGGGGCTCGGTGCCCAGGTCGAGATCGAGCAGTACGCGGAGGGCGGCAACAACGGCTTCGCCTGGCAGCTGCCGGGCCGGATCACCTGGACGAACATCACGCTGACCCGCGCGGTCACCGCGGACAGCGCCAAGATCACGCGCTGGCTGGGCGAGATCGTCCGGAAGGTCGAGCCGAAGGACGGGGAGATCGTGGCACTGCGCCCCGACCTGAGCCGGATCATCGGCTGGCAGGTGCTCGGGATCGTCCCGGTGCGGTGGGAGGGCCCGTCCTTCGACCCGTCCGGTTCCCAGGCCGCGATCGAGACCCTGGAGATCGCCCACGCGGGCCTCCGCCCCTCCTGA
- a CDS encoding DUF6760 family protein, whose protein sequence is MTYAPARLYEEVAYIAYHFHWQREDILDLTHRERAQWVREIARLNTRVSEGG, encoded by the coding sequence GTGACGTACGCGCCTGCTCGGCTGTACGAGGAGGTCGCGTACATCGCCTACCACTTCCACTGGCAGCGGGAGGACATCCTCGACCTCACCCACCGCGAACGCGCGCAGTGGGTGCGGGAGATCGCGCGGCTCAACACCCGCGTCAGCGAAGGCGGGTGA
- a CDS encoding phage tail protein, whose amino-acid sequence MAEGDPLSTHIFGVQLGGYNVESVKEISNLTVDQEVVEYKQVTQEGKLIVRKQPGARLPGEVTITRGLDKSSAFSNWIKETLNNGAINTARQNLTIEVKDTTGATLRRIQLTNAWASRWEGPTLTAGESSAATETVTIVFEEISVE is encoded by the coding sequence ATGGCTGAAGGCGATCCGCTCTCCACACACATCTTCGGCGTCCAACTCGGCGGCTACAACGTCGAGTCCGTCAAGGAGATCAGCAACCTGACGGTCGACCAGGAGGTCGTCGAGTACAAGCAGGTGACCCAAGAGGGCAAACTGATCGTCCGCAAGCAGCCCGGCGCCCGGCTGCCCGGCGAGGTGACCATCACCCGCGGCCTCGACAAGAGCAGCGCGTTCTCGAACTGGATCAAGGAGACCCTCAACAACGGGGCGATCAACACCGCGCGCCAGAACCTCACCATCGAGGTCAAGGACACCACCGGTGCCACCCTGCGGCGGATCCAGCTGACCAACGCCTGGGCGAGCCGCTGGGAGGGCCCCACGCTGACCGCGGGCGAATCCAGCGCCGCGACGGAGACCGTGACCATCGTCTTCGAAGAAATCAGTGTCGAGTGA
- a CDS encoding phage tail sheath family protein, with product MPSYLTPGVYVEEVQSGARPIEGVGTAVAAFVGFAETGPFHEPTLVTNWDQYVQRFGGFTEGTYLAHAVYGYFANGGGSAYVVRVGDPARRAAGAAPARAVSAPPPVAIAGFLYSALPGAGGEVSVEIADVEGENVPEDRFRLLVRRGGEVAETYDVSTRKSTKGYVVTQLRESKLIAVAEQPGTAPSRPERQTQALAAAPATGPVAAPATRLDPAEYVGDAAARTGFSGLEAIDEITMVAVPDLMSAYQRGDLDGEGLRTVQLAVMSHCEQMGDRIAVLDPPPGLDAQRMRTWRQDEAGFDSRYAALYYPWIKVFDPASGRNVLVPPSGHVAGVWARSDAERGVHKAPANEVIRGAVDLEIRLSKGEQDLLNPIGVNCVRAFPGRGIRIWGARTLSSDPAWRYLNVRRLFNYLEESILLGTQWVVFEPNDDRLWSSIRRNITAFLTEEWRRGALFGQTAAEAFYVKCDRDNNPPESIDLGQVVCEIGVSPVKPAEFVVFRLSQFSDSTSLVNE from the coding sequence ATGCCGTCGTACCTCACCCCGGGCGTGTACGTGGAGGAGGTCCAGTCCGGTGCGCGGCCGATCGAGGGCGTCGGCACGGCCGTCGCCGCCTTCGTCGGCTTCGCCGAGACCGGCCCCTTCCACGAGCCCACGCTGGTGACCAACTGGGACCAGTACGTCCAGCGGTTCGGCGGGTTCACCGAGGGCACCTACCTGGCGCACGCCGTGTACGGCTACTTCGCCAACGGCGGCGGCTCCGCCTACGTCGTACGGGTCGGCGACCCGGCCCGGCGGGCCGCCGGTGCCGCCCCCGCCCGCGCCGTGAGCGCGCCCCCGCCCGTCGCGATCGCCGGCTTCCTCTACTCCGCGCTGCCCGGCGCGGGCGGCGAGGTGTCCGTCGAGATCGCCGACGTGGAGGGCGAGAACGTCCCCGAGGACCGGTTCCGCCTGCTGGTGCGGCGCGGCGGTGAGGTCGCGGAGACGTACGACGTCTCGACCCGCAAGAGCACCAAGGGCTACGTCGTCACCCAGCTGCGCGAGTCCAAGCTGATCGCGGTCGCCGAACAGCCCGGCACCGCGCCGAGCCGCCCCGAGCGCCAGACCCAGGCCCTCGCCGCCGCGCCCGCGACCGGGCCGGTCGCGGCCCCCGCCACCCGGCTCGACCCCGCCGAGTACGTCGGCGACGCGGCCGCCCGCACCGGTTTCTCCGGCCTGGAGGCGATCGACGAGATCACCATGGTCGCGGTGCCCGACCTGATGAGCGCCTACCAGCGCGGCGACCTCGACGGCGAAGGCCTGCGGACCGTCCAGCTGGCGGTGATGTCGCACTGCGAGCAGATGGGCGACCGGATCGCCGTCCTGGACCCGCCGCCCGGCCTCGACGCCCAGCGGATGCGCACCTGGCGGCAGGACGAGGCGGGCTTCGACTCCCGCTACGCCGCCCTGTACTACCCGTGGATCAAGGTCTTCGACCCGGCGAGCGGCCGCAACGTGCTGGTCCCGCCGAGCGGGCACGTCGCCGGGGTGTGGGCGCGCAGCGACGCCGAGCGCGGGGTGCACAAGGCCCCGGCCAACGAGGTCATCCGCGGCGCGGTGGACCTGGAGATCCGCCTCAGCAAGGGCGAGCAGGACCTGCTGAACCCGATCGGCGTCAACTGCGTGCGGGCGTTCCCCGGGCGCGGCATCCGGATCTGGGGCGCGCGCACCCTCTCCTCCGACCCGGCCTGGCGCTACTTGAACGTGCGCCGGCTCTTCAACTACCTGGAGGAATCGATCCTCCTGGGCACCCAGTGGGTGGTCTTCGAACCCAATGACGACCGGCTCTGGTCCAGCATCCGCCGCAACATCACCGCGTTCCTCACCGAGGAGTGGCGGCGCGGGGCGCTGTTCGGCCAGACCGCGGCCGAGGCCTTCTACGTCAAGTGCGACCGCGACAACAACCCGCCGGAGTCCATCGACCTCGGCCAGGTGGTCTGCGAGATCGGCGTCTCCCCGGTGAAGCCCGCGGAGTTCGTGGTGTTCCGGCTGTCCCAGTTCTCCGACAGCACGAGCCTCGTCAACGAGTGA
- a CDS encoding ATP-binding protein, translated as MSPDLGTATRPAPTGPDHLWERLHRVEQRVRTAVRERRADDPDPDDPYRGQYLGPEAVERILAASATVHGGRAAPEGAHPRNAAAGDSPAPPPGSRLARLSAAFGLLPVDLDLLLVALAPDLDTRFEQLYGYLNDDLTRRRATIGLALELCGLPGAGAGRSRFSVRAPLIAGGLLEVGEPERPLLSRTLRVPDRVTAHLLGDDEPDGALAGVARRAAPEERPWPGVDRPAADRLRAVAACGGPVHLLDRAGTAGPLAVAALAADGPPPLVVDAAALAARPAGGVVRVLAREARLAGCGVVLGPLDRLEPERPERAALVRELCAELAGAPSVQEASGRVAVPLVVHGPQVWDPAWARESPVVVTVPPPNARDRTEQWARALAGESADGALPPELAEAVAAYRVDQEQLERAAAVAARTAAAERRPVRAEDLRTAVRAQNGAGLARLARRIEPAVGWADLVLPEPTAGRLRELVLRARHRDQVLGQWRMRPGGGRGNGVIALFAGESGTGKTMSAEVVAAELGMELYVVDLSTVVDKYIGETEKNLERIFTEASQVNGVLLFDEADALFGKRSQVKDAHDRHANVETAYLLQRMESFEGIALLTSNLRANLDEAFTRRLDVIADFPLPDEAQRRVLWDRCLGPRLPRGDDLDLDFCARNFELTGGSIRACAVSAAYLAAGTGAPLGMAQLVAAVVGEYRKLGRLVLESEFGPWLGIIGDAGRG; from the coding sequence ATGAGCCCGGACCTCGGAACGGCCACCCGGCCGGCGCCGACCGGCCCCGACCACCTCTGGGAGCGGCTGCACCGGGTCGAGCAACGGGTCCGTACGGCGGTGCGCGAGCGCCGGGCCGACGACCCGGACCCGGACGACCCGTACCGGGGCCAGTACCTCGGCCCGGAGGCGGTGGAACGGATCCTGGCGGCCTCCGCCACGGTGCACGGCGGCCGTGCTGCGCCCGAGGGCGCCCACCCCCGGAACGCCGCCGCCGGGGACTCGCCCGCGCCGCCGCCCGGCTCGCGGCTCGCCCGGCTCAGCGCCGCCTTCGGGCTGCTGCCGGTGGACCTCGACCTGCTGCTGGTGGCCCTCGCCCCCGACCTCGACACCCGCTTCGAACAGCTCTACGGCTACCTCAACGACGACCTGACCCGCCGCCGGGCGACCATCGGGCTGGCCCTCGAACTGTGCGGACTGCCCGGGGCCGGCGCGGGCCGCTCCCGCTTCTCGGTCCGGGCCCCGCTGATCGCCGGCGGCCTGCTGGAGGTCGGCGAGCCGGAGCGCCCGCTGCTCTCCCGCACCCTGCGCGTGCCGGACCGGGTGACGGCCCATCTGCTCGGCGACGACGAACCGGACGGCGCGCTCGCCGGGGTGGCCCGCCGGGCCGCCCCCGAGGAGCGCCCCTGGCCCGGTGTCGACCGGCCCGCCGCCGACCGGCTGCGCGCCGTGGCGGCGTGCGGCGGGCCGGTGCACCTGCTGGACCGGGCCGGGACGGCCGGCCCGCTGGCCGTGGCGGCCCTGGCGGCCGACGGCCCGCCGCCCCTGGTCGTCGACGCCGCCGCGCTGGCCGCCCGCCCGGCCGGAGGAGTCGTCCGGGTGCTCGCCCGCGAGGCCCGGCTGGCCGGGTGCGGGGTGGTGCTCGGCCCGCTGGACCGGCTCGAACCCGAACGTCCCGAGCGCGCCGCCCTGGTGCGCGAGCTGTGCGCGGAGCTCGCAGGCGCTCCGAGCGTCCAAGAGGCGAGCGGGCGAGTAGCCGTCCCGCTGGTCGTGCACGGCCCGCAGGTGTGGGATCCGGCCTGGGCACGGGAAAGTCCCGTGGTGGTCACCGTCCCGCCGCCGAACGCGCGCGACCGCACCGAGCAGTGGGCCCGCGCCCTGGCCGGGGAGTCGGCCGACGGCGCGTTGCCGCCGGAGCTGGCCGAGGCGGTGGCCGCCTACCGGGTCGACCAGGAGCAGCTGGAGCGGGCCGCCGCGGTGGCGGCCCGGACGGCGGCCGCCGAGCGGCGTCCGGTGCGCGCCGAGGACCTGCGGACCGCCGTACGGGCGCAGAACGGCGCCGGTCTGGCCCGCCTGGCCCGCCGGATCGAGCCCGCGGTCGGCTGGGCGGACCTGGTCCTGCCCGAACCCACCGCCGGCCGGCTGCGCGAACTCGTGCTGCGGGCCCGGCACCGAGACCAGGTGCTCGGCCAGTGGCGGATGCGCCCGGGCGGCGGCCGCGGCAACGGCGTGATCGCCCTGTTCGCGGGGGAGTCGGGCACCGGCAAGACGATGTCGGCCGAGGTCGTCGCCGCGGAACTCGGCATGGAGCTGTACGTCGTGGACCTGTCCACCGTGGTCGACAAGTACATCGGCGAGACCGAGAAGAACCTGGAGCGCATCTTCACCGAGGCCTCGCAGGTCAACGGCGTCCTGCTGTTCGACGAGGCGGACGCGCTGTTCGGCAAGCGCTCGCAGGTCAAGGACGCCCACGACCGGCACGCCAACGTGGAGACGGCCTACCTCCTCCAGCGCATGGAGTCCTTCGAGGGCATCGCGCTGCTGACGTCCAATCTGCGCGCCAACCTCGACGAGGCGTTCACCCGCCGACTGGACGTCATCGCGGACTTCCCGCTGCCGGACGAGGCGCAGCGGCGGGTGCTCTGGGACCGCTGCCTGGGGCCGCGGCTGCCCCGCGGCGACGACCTCGACCTGGACTTCTGCGCCCGGAACTTCGAGCTCACCGGCGGCTCCATCCGGGCCTGCGCCGTCTCCGCCGCCTACCTGGCCGCCGGGACGGGCGCCCCGCTGGGCATGGCGCAGCTGGTCGCCGCGGTGGTCGGGGAGTACCGCAAGCTCGGGCGACTGGTGCTGGAGAGCGAGTTCGGGCCGTGGCTGGGCATCATCGGGGACGCCGGGCGGGGGTGA
- a CDS encoding DUF4255 domain-containing protein — protein MIHEVDEALRLLLAEAGLPERGIEVAFDAPTRDFTARRTAPTVSVFLYGIREETGRRQAGTIAEHDADGLVVGHRPAPRWFELAYLVTVWTNRPQDEHRLLAEVLQCLTAVDALPARVLTGTLAELGLTVGLDIAGRDTGLPSVSDVWSGLGGELRPSIDLRLLAPLPGGRTPAGPPVTEGLVVRTESIGRADAADAPGTAGTGGPGRRLRYHGGTDPGADGFAAPRERGLPPGRRPRGGGAR, from the coding sequence GTGATCCACGAAGTCGACGAGGCGCTGCGGCTGCTGCTCGCCGAGGCCGGCCTGCCCGAGCGCGGCATCGAGGTGGCCTTCGACGCGCCCACCCGGGACTTCACCGCCCGGCGCACCGCGCCGACGGTCAGCGTCTTCCTCTACGGGATCCGCGAGGAGACCGGCCGCCGCCAGGCCGGCACCATCGCCGAGCACGACGCCGACGGCCTGGTGGTCGGCCACCGCCCCGCCCCCCGCTGGTTCGAGCTGGCCTACCTGGTCACCGTCTGGACCAACCGGCCGCAGGACGAGCACCGGCTGCTGGCCGAGGTCCTGCAGTGCCTGACCGCCGTGGACGCGCTGCCCGCCCGGGTCCTCACCGGGACGCTCGCCGAGCTCGGACTGACCGTCGGGCTCGACATCGCCGGGCGCGACACCGGCCTGCCCTCGGTGTCCGACGTCTGGTCGGGGCTCGGCGGGGAGCTGCGCCCCTCGATCGACCTCAGGCTGCTCGCCCCGCTGCCCGGCGGCCGCACCCCGGCCGGACCGCCGGTCACCGAGGGACTGGTGGTGCGCACCGAGTCCATCGGCCGGGCGGACGCGGCGGACGCGCCGGGTACGGCGGGCACCGGAGGTCCGGGCCGCCGGCTGCGCTACCACGGCGGTACGGACCCGGGAGCCGACGGCTTCGCCGCGCCCCGCGAGCGCGGGCTGCCGCCGGGCCGCCGGCCGAGGGGCGGCGGGGCACGATGA
- a CDS encoding helix-turn-helix transcriptional regulator, which translates to MTSTDTAREEAVTTRRTVVAPRSAGARRAGAGIPAQVRGKPAQVPVAVYAEDIILQTGVVQQLRQRPEVELLSEADAARAEVSLLVVDALTEAVAEHLRRLRLATSGRIGLVVGQFEAGGLQTIVENGVAAVLRRSEADQDRLVHLITALANGEGVMPGDLLGELLDRIGMLQRTMLDGRGLTLSTLTAREAEMLRLVAEGFDTSEIAAKTSYSERTVKNVLHEIITRLGLRNRAHAVGYAMRRGLI; encoded by the coding sequence ATGACTTCGACCGACACAGCCCGTGAGGAGGCCGTCACCACCCGGCGAACGGTGGTGGCACCACGCTCTGCCGGCGCCCGCCGGGCCGGGGCGGGCATCCCCGCCCAGGTGCGCGGCAAGCCCGCCCAGGTGCCCGTGGCGGTGTACGCGGAGGACATCATCCTGCAGACCGGCGTCGTCCAACAGCTGCGCCAGCGGCCCGAGGTGGAGCTGCTGAGCGAGGCCGACGCGGCGCGGGCGGAGGTCTCCCTGCTGGTGGTCGACGCGCTGACCGAGGCGGTGGCCGAGCACCTGCGCCGGCTACGGCTCGCCACCTCGGGCCGAATAGGCCTGGTGGTCGGTCAGTTCGAGGCCGGTGGGTTGCAGACCATCGTCGAGAACGGGGTCGCTGCCGTGCTGCGCCGCTCGGAGGCGGACCAGGACCGGCTGGTGCACCTGATCACCGCCCTGGCCAACGGGGAGGGCGTGATGCCCGGGGACCTGCTCGGCGAACTGCTCGACCGGATCGGGATGCTCCAGCGCACCATGCTCGACGGGCGCGGCCTGACCCTGTCGACCCTGACGGCCCGGGAGGCGGAGATGCTCCGGCTGGTCGCCGAGGGCTTCGACACGAGCGAGATCGCCGCCAAGACCTCGTACTCCGAACGCACCGTCAAGAACGTGCTGCACGAGATCATCACGCGGCTGGGCCTGCGCAACCGGGCGCACGCCGTGGGCTACGCCATGCGGCGCGGACTCATCTGA
- a CDS encoding COG1470 family protein, whose translation MTTSAELGLPALTVAPGGVATTTLTVRNDLDIVEAYSLEVVGDCAAWTTVEPARVSLYPGTSETVTVRLAPPRSPSSRAGEFPLGIRVLPAEHPELVTVPEATVTVTPFQELQAALAPRRRRGWLRGRYRASVRNLGNAPGTVALTPGQAGEDLRFRVTPERLRLEPGESAELRLQARARKLIWFGKPASWPFEATVGPQEAAGGTEGGGQGTSGTASDGKTPTPAPAPATAPTALQRPVLEGEFLQLPVFPKWLLALLALLIALLLAWFALVRPAVRSSAKQAAEQAVAVAQQSPTPAAPPAGTPEGGAPTAPAAGSTGSPAKPGSGQPGTGGRTSGPGGLAVPGSGQQGSATIDVQTANGAAATGSYQVPHGKVFDITDIVVANFQGDQGLVTITAGNQTITTIALETFRNQDYHWVTPIQVPEDQAVTASVTCESPGTPASGKQAATCHELLNVSGTLSDIRQGN comes from the coding sequence ATGACCACATCCGCCGAACTCGGCCTGCCCGCACTGACGGTGGCGCCCGGTGGCGTGGCCACCACGACCCTGACGGTACGCAACGACCTGGACATCGTTGAGGCGTACTCGCTGGAGGTGGTCGGCGACTGCGCCGCCTGGACGACGGTCGAGCCGGCCCGGGTCTCCCTCTATCCGGGGACCTCCGAGACGGTGACGGTGCGCCTGGCGCCCCCGCGTTCGCCGAGTTCGCGGGCCGGGGAGTTCCCGCTCGGCATCCGGGTGTTGCCGGCCGAGCACCCCGAGCTGGTGACGGTGCCGGAGGCCACGGTCACCGTGACGCCGTTCCAGGAGCTGCAGGCGGCGCTCGCGCCGCGCCGCCGCCGCGGCTGGCTGCGCGGACGCTACCGGGCCTCGGTGCGCAACCTCGGGAACGCGCCCGGCACGGTGGCCCTGACCCCCGGTCAGGCCGGCGAGGACCTGCGGTTCCGGGTCACCCCGGAGCGACTGCGGCTCGAACCCGGCGAGTCCGCCGAGCTGCGGCTGCAGGCGCGCGCCCGCAAGCTGATCTGGTTCGGCAAGCCGGCCTCCTGGCCGTTCGAGGCCACGGTGGGCCCGCAGGAGGCCGCGGGCGGTACGGAGGGGGGCGGCCAGGGCACGAGCGGCACCGCTTCGGACGGCAAGACCCCGACTCCGGCTCCGGCCCCGGCCACCGCCCCGACGGCCCTGCAACGGCCCGTCCTGGAGGGCGAGTTCCTCCAACTGCCGGTCTTCCCCAAGTGGCTGCTCGCGCTCCTGGCGCTGCTGATCGCGCTGCTGCTGGCCTGGTTCGCGCTGGTCCGCCCGGCGGTGCGCAGCTCCGCGAAGCAGGCCGCCGAGCAGGCCGTCGCCGTCGCCCAGCAGAGCCCCACCCCGGCCGCGCCGCCCGCCGGCACTCCCGAGGGCGGCGCGCCGACGGCCCCCGCCGCCGGGAGCACCGGCAGCCCGGCCAAGCCCGGCTCCGGGCAGCCGGGCACCGGCGGCCGGACCTCCGGTCCGGGTGGCCTGGCGGTGCCCGGGAGCGGGCAGCAGGGCTCCGCCACGATCGACGTGCAGACCGCGAACGGCGCCGCCGCGACGGGCAGTTACCAGGTGCCGCACGGCAAGGTCTTCGACATCACCGACATCGTGGTCGCCAACTTCCAGGGCGACCAGGGGCTGGTGACGATCACGGCCGGGAACCAGACGATCACCACCATCGCCTTGGAGACCTTCCGCAACCAGGACTACCACTGGGTGACTCCCATCCAGGTCCCCGAGGACCAGGCAGTGACGGCGAGCGTGACCTGCGAGTCACCCGGCACGCCGGCCTCGGGCAAGCAGGCGGCCACGTGCCACGAACTCCTCAACGTCAGCGGGACGCTGAGTGACATCAGGCAGGGGAACTGA
- a CDS encoding eCIS core domain-containing protein yields MRAHEPQRRADRSPAATRPVRSGAGAGSALALQRTIGNAAVARRIERARRGSAGAAGAAGAGPEELPLQRSLVHEVLRTAGRPLDGTTRRDMESRLGADFSDVRLHTGSTARASAAEVGARAYTSGNHVVLGEGGGDRHTLAHELTHVIQQRQGPVPGTDRGDGLRVSDPADRQEREAEANAVRALSARPVHEEAPAGVGPGPGPRAGEAVQRMPPKRDAETAGIRGSSPPATGRRTRGKARAENLDLNRPVLEFESEYEGPSTQKLRASQSIGFRQVARLKNPPGAPQRVSSNYHFWQEVSDSSVQVIESGEEFKEHASNRGWVQDGPYRPRYTNAVINDVQDKIEFNDNPGFSTTAAMTSGYWLKSYTVTFRWKVARNTGTWNRNAPCWSSPEVQHTVVSEFDPADPEKDAPITARPAGHFTWNVDLSTPAAEAAD; encoded by the coding sequence GTGCGCGCTCACGAACCGCAGCGGCGAGCCGACCGCTCCCCCGCCGCCACCCGCCCGGTGCGCTCGGGCGCGGGGGCCGGCAGTGCCCTGGCCCTGCAACGGACGATCGGGAACGCCGCGGTGGCCCGCCGGATCGAGCGGGCCCGGCGCGGATCCGCCGGTGCCGCCGGTGCCGCCGGTGCCGGGCCGGAGGAACTGCCCCTGCAGCGCTCCCTGGTGCACGAGGTGCTGCGGACCGCAGGACGGCCGCTGGACGGCACGACCCGCCGCGACATGGAGTCCCGCCTCGGGGCCGACTTCTCCGACGTACGGCTGCACACCGGCAGCACGGCCCGCGCCTCCGCGGCCGAGGTCGGCGCCCGCGCCTACACCTCCGGCAACCACGTGGTCCTCGGCGAGGGCGGCGGAGACCGGCACACGCTGGCGCACGAGCTCACCCACGTCATCCAGCAGCGCCAGGGGCCCGTCCCCGGCACCGACCGCGGCGACGGCCTGCGGGTCTCCGACCCCGCCGACCGCCAGGAACGCGAGGCGGAGGCCAACGCCGTCCGCGCCCTGTCCGCCCGGCCGGTCCACGAGGAGGCGCCCGCCGGCGTCGGTCCGGGCCCCGGCCCCCGGGCCGGGGAGGCGGTGCAGCGGATGCCGCCCAAGCGGGACGCGGAGACCGCCGGCATCCGCGGGAGCAGCCCGCCCGCGACGGGCCGGCGCACCCGGGGCAAGGCCCGTGCGGAGAACCTGGACCTCAACCGGCCTGTCCTGGAGTTCGAGTCGGAGTACGAGGGGCCGTCCACCCAGAAGCTGCGCGCCTCCCAGAGCATCGGCTTCCGGCAGGTGGCGCGGTTGAAGAACCCGCCGGGCGCGCCGCAGCGGGTCTCCAGCAACTACCACTTCTGGCAGGAGGTCTCCGACTCCAGCGTGCAGGTCATCGAGTCGGGCGAGGAGTTCAAGGAGCACGCGTCCAACCGCGGGTGGGTGCAGGACGGCCCCTACCGGCCGCGCTACACCAACGCGGTCATCAACGACGTGCAGGACAAGATCGAGTTCAACGACAACCCCGGCTTCTCCACCACGGCGGCGATGACCTCCGGGTACTGGCTGAAGTCCTACACCGTCACGTTCCGCTGGAAGGTCGCCCGGAACACGGGCACCTGGAACCGGAACGCGCCGTGCTGGAGCAGCCCGGAGGTCCAGCACACCGTGGTCTCGGAGTTCGACCCCGCCGACCCCGAGAAGGACGCCCCCATCACCGCACGCCCGGCCGGGCACTTCACCTGGAACGTCGACCTCTCCACGCCGGCCGCCGAGGCGGCGGACTGA
- a CDS encoding TetR/AcrR family transcriptional regulator: protein MASTPQQRRAARHLRPDAEAGALPARGRRTRPITVDAVVDAALGIVAEEGYEALTMRRVAAALDTGPASLYAHVVNKEDLGELLIGRLCAEIDLPAPDPAAWRQQITGVCTRLRDQYLRYPGLSRAALAAAPTNEDTLRLAEGMLAVLLAGGVAPQAAAWGIDSLLLYVNAYALEASLRGHCASGWGVGRDELRSRFAALPDTFPQLRRHAAELTAGAGHERFDFTLQSMLDGLARH, encoded by the coding sequence ATGGCATCCACCCCGCAGCAACGCCGCGCAGCGCGCCACCTCCGGCCCGACGCCGAGGCGGGCGCGCTGCCGGCGCGGGGGCGGCGGACGAGGCCGATCACGGTGGACGCCGTCGTCGACGCGGCGCTCGGCATCGTGGCGGAGGAGGGCTACGAGGCGCTGACCATGCGCCGGGTCGCCGCCGCCCTGGACACCGGCCCGGCGTCGCTCTACGCCCACGTCGTCAACAAGGAGGACCTGGGCGAACTGCTCATCGGCCGCCTCTGCGCGGAGATCGACCTGCCCGCGCCGGACCCGGCCGCCTGGCGGCAGCAGATCACCGGCGTCTGCACCCGGCTGCGCGACCAGTACCTGCGCTACCCCGGCCTCTCCCGGGCCGCGCTCGCCGCCGCCCCCACCAACGAGGACACCCTGCGGCTGGCCGAAGGGATGCTCGCCGTCCTGCTCGCCGGAGGCGTCGCCCCGCAGGCCGCCGCCTGGGGCATCGACTCCCTGCTGCTCTACGTCAACGCCTACGCCCTGGAAGCCTCCCTGCGCGGCCACTGCGCCAGTGGATGGGGCGTCGGCCGGGACGAACTGCGCAGCCGCTTCGCCGCGTTGCCGGACACCTTCCCCCAGCTCAGGCGCCATGCCGCCGAACTCACCGCCGGAGCGGGCCACGAACGCTTCGACTTCACCCTGCAGTCGATGCTCGACGGGCTCGCCCGCCACTGA